Part of the Sphingobacterium sp. LZ7M1 genome, CTGGACGTGCAGTATGGATCGTTACAGTGATACGTTTCAACGTTCTCTCAATAACAACTTTTGCTACACCGCCTTTTGCGATACGTACAGAAAGATATTTTCTTATTTTTTCGTCCTCAACCAACTTATCAGAATAGTTGTTGCCTCCGAACCAATTAGAATCCCATCCTTTGATGATTCCTAATCTGCTACCTATTGGATTTGCTTTTTGTCCCATTCTTAATATAATTAGTTGTTAACGTTATTAATACTGTCTACTACCAAAGTTACATGGTTTGAACGCTTGCGAATTCTATAGCCACGACCTTGTGGTGCTGGACGTAATCTCTTCAATTGACGACCGCCACCTACAGATACTTCCTTAACAAACAATCCACCGTCTTCTACTGAAGAACCTTCGTTGTGAGCTTCCCAGTTCTTGATCGCTGATAATAATAATTTCTCAACGCGGATTGAAGCTTCTTTTCCTGAATGTTTAAGGATGTAAAGAGCGTTCTCTACTTTCTGTCCACGGATAAGATCCACTACTAGACGCATCTTACGAGGTGAAGTAGGGCAATTCAATAACTTGGCAGTAGAAGCTCCTCCTACTTGAGCTTTTGCCTGCTCCTTGCGCTGCTTAATTAAAACAGACTTTTTGAGTTTTTTTGTTGCTTCCATTACCTATTATTTTTTCTTTTCTGCGTGGCCTCTGAAAGTACGCGTAGGCGCAAATTCACCAAGCTTGTGACCAACCATATTTTCTGTTACATAAACCGGAATGAATTTATTCCCGTTGTGCACTGCGAAGGTATGACCAACAAAATCAGGTGAAATCATTGATCTACGAGACCAAGTTTTGATTACTGATTTCTTGTTTGTTTCATTCATAGAAAGAACTTTTCTTTCTAAGTTGTGATCGATATAAGGACCTTTTTTAATTGAACGAGCCATTATTTTTTCCTTCTCTCAATGATGTAACGATTCGATGTTTTCTTCTTGTAGCGTGTTTTGTAGCCTTTAGCTAATACACCTGTGCGTGAGCGTGGGTGACCTCCTGATGAACGTCCTTCACCACCTCCCATAGGGTGATCAACCGGGTTCATCGCAACACCACGAACTCTAGGACGACGACCTAACCAACGTTTACGACCTGCTTTACCCAATACTTGGTTTGCTTTCTCTGCGTTCGATACCGAACCGATCGTAGCAACACATGTCAATAAAATCATACGAGTCTCGCCTGAAGGCAATTTGATAATAGCATACTTACCATCACGTGCAGACAATTGTGCATATGTACCTGCTGAACGTGCAATGGAACCACCTTGTCCTGGATTCAACTCAATGTTGTGGATGATCGAACCCAATGGGATGTTTGCCAATGGCATAGTATTACCTACTTCTGGGGCTACTGATTCGCCTGCAATCACTGTCTGACCTACTGTTAATCCAGCTGGTGCAATGATGTAACGTTTCTCTCCATCTGCGTAGTGCAATAAAGCAATACGTGCAGTACGATTTGGATCGTACTCAATGGTAGCAACTTTTGCAGGGATATCTTTTTTATCGCGTTTGAAATCTATTAATCGGTATGATTTTTTGTGTCCCCCACCGATGTAACGCATAGTCATTTTACCGGAGTTATTACGACCACCTGATTTCTTGATGCTAACTACTAATGATTTCTCAGGTACGTTAGTTGTAACGTCTGAATAATCAGCACCTACTCTGAAGCGAGTACCAGGGGTAACCGGTTTGAATCTTTTAACTGCCATTTCTTATTATAGTGTACTGTAAAAGTCAATAGTTTCACCATCTTTAACTGTAATGATGGCCTTTTTATATTTAGGGCTTCTTCCGGATACAAATCCTGCTTTAGTGTAACGGCTTTTTGCCTTACCTGCAACAACTGCTGTGTTTACTGCTAATACAGTAACACCAAACATTTGCTCTACTGCAGCTTTGATTTGAATCTTGTTTGCTCTATGATCTACTTTGAAAGCGTAACGGTTTAATTTTTCCGTTAACAATGAAGCTTTCTCAGTTAAAATAGGTTTTTTGATAATCTCCATATTATTTAGCGAATGCTTCCTCCAAAGTTTTAACAGAATCAGCAGTTAACAATAATTTCGTAGCGTTCAATACATCATATGTATTCAAATCTGATGCTACGATAACTTTTGCTTTCTTCAAGTTTCTGCTTGATAAATAAACATTGTTATTGTATGCTGGCAATACTAATAAAGTTTTCTCGTCAGCAAGGTTTAACGCATTAACTAAAGCAACGTAGTTCTTAGTTTTGATCGAATCGAAGTTAACTTCATCCAATACCACAACATTGTTCTCTTGTGCTTTGTAAGATAATGCAGATTTACGTGCTAATTGCTTTAATTTTTTGTTCAATTTGAAGCTATAGTCACGAGGTTGAGGACCGAATACACGACCACCACCGTTAAACAATGGAGATTTGATAGAACCCGCACGAGCACCACCTGTTCCTTTTTGTTTGTGTAATTTACGAGTTGAACCCGCGATCTCATTACGTTGTTTTGATTTGTGTGTACCTTGGCGTTGGTTCGCTAAGTATTGTTTCACATCTAAATAGATCGCATGGTCGCTTGGCTTTACACCGAATACTGACTCAGGAAGTTGCACCTTGGCACCTGTTTCTTTTCCTGATAAATTTAATACTTTAACTTCCATCTCTACTATTTGTCTACGATTACATATGAACCCTTAGCTCCTGGTACGGAACCACTAACAACAATTAGGTTTTGTTCTGCGTAAACTTTCAAAATCTGTAAGTTTTGAACTTTTACTCTCTCGCCACCTGTACGACCCGCCATACGCATTCCTTTGAATACTCTTGAAGGCCAAGATGAAGCTCCCAATGAACCCGGTGCACGTAGTCTGTTGTGCTGACCGTGAGTCGCACCACCTACACCACCAAAGCCATGACGCTTCATTACACCTTGAAATCCTTTACCTTTTGAAGTACCGACTACATCTACGTACTCGCCTTCTTCAAATAAAGTAACATCAACGATGTCTCCTAGTTGTTTCTCATCTGTGAAAGTTTTGAATTCAACTAGTTTACGCTTAGGACTAACTCCTGCCTTTGCAAAATGTCCTTTTAGAGGAGCCGTCGTGTTCTTTTCCTTAGCTTCATCAAAGCCAAGTTGAACTGCCGAATAACCATCCTTCTCTTCCGTACGTATCTGCGTAACCACGCACGGCCCAGCCTCGATTACTGTACAAGGGATATTCTTCCCTTCAGCATTGAACAGGCTGGTCATTCCTACTTTTTTACCAATAATTCCTGACATGTTATAAATTAATTAATTAAACGTCCATCGAAGCAGTAGGGCTTCGCTCAAGACACAATTCCCCATTTAGGGACTGCAAAAGTACAAACAATTTTATAACTATCAAACAGTTAGTCAATTATTTTTAAAAAAAATAGCCCCGGTTTTTTTCCGGGGCTCCAAATATTCTGCTTTTTATATTTTTATGGCAGGGCCTCCATCCAAAAGTCGCTGATACCGAACCAAGGCTTCTACATAATAATAGTCCGCATAGGTCAAGGGTACATCAACCTCTGAATCCAATGGCAATGCCCCTACGCTATGTTCCAATAAGTAGCCTCCATTCGTGCCCTTCTTCGCAAAATATGCGCTAGAAGACAAACTTTTAAGCATGCCTTCTGCCTTGCGCAGATACGTTGTCGATTCTTTGCCCTTGGTATATTGGGAGAGCTCGATCAATGCCGATGCCGTGATCGCTGCAGCTGAGGCATCCCTCAGGCTTCTCCTGGAATAGGTTTTATTGTCCGCAGGAATCTTATCCTTATCAAAATCCCAATACGGAACCAGGTCTTCCGGAAGGTTAGGGCTCTTCAATATATAATCCGCAATCTTTTTCGCCTGATCTAAATAGGCCTTATCCTTGGTTTCCCTGTACATCATCGTATAGCCATACAGACCCCAAGCCTGTCCCCTCGCCCATGCGGACTCATCAGCCGCGCCCTGTGCGGTTTGCTTGGCAAGCACAGATCCTGTCTGAGGATCATAATCGATCACATGGTAAGAACTGTTATCCTTACGGAAATGGTTCTTGATGGTTGTGTTTGCATGGGTGATCGCTATATCGGAATATTTTTTGTTGCCGGTGGTCTTTGCCATCTGCATCAGGAACTCTAGGTTCATCATATTGTCAATGATCACGGGGAATTTCCAAACATTATGGTCCCAGGAACGGATGGTCTTGGTCGTCGGGTTAAAGCGGCTGCTCAATGATTCGGCTCCATTCTTCAGGATCGGCTGGTATTTGCTACTGTCACCTGTCAATCTCAATGCATTTCCAAAACTACAGAAAAGCATAAAGCCTAAATCGTGGGTCCCTTTATTGAACTGTTCTTTTTCGAGATCCTTTAACTTATCAAGGCCTGCCTGTTTGAGTTTAGGATCCGAGGTAGCTTCTCCAAGGTAAAGTAAGGTGCCGGGGTAAAATCCAGAACACCACCAACCAGAATTGGAGAATTCTTGCTTGCCAGCTTCAAAAGTTTTTGGAAATTTATGCTCAGGAACAACGGAAACTAAATTTTGGTATTGTTCAGCGGAAGCCTTAAGCTGATCATCAATAAATTTGGAACTCAGTTTCAGGTCATGCTCCTGCCCGACTGAAACCTGCAATGAAATCAAGCAAACGGCTAAGGTTGAAAATAGGCCTTTCATATCTACGGTTTTTTATAAATTGTAATTCTTTAGGAATAACAAAATACTCATATAAAAACAAAAAATAACAATTATTTACTACAACGTTTTCATATTGGGTCAAATCGAACTAAATTCAAGGAACTTTCCCATGGTTTCCATGCCTATACTTATTTAAGATTTCAGTATCCATCAAGCACCCTCGACTAGATTTGGACCTTGTTCGGGACACATTCGGAATTTTCGCAAAATGAGTGAAGCCAAATCGATCGTATATTCGGAGCAAACTGCAAGATTTCCCGAACATGCCTCGAATGAGACCCGACCATGACCTGGAAAAATCCAATAAAAAAGGACAATGAAAAATCATTGTCCTCTTAATAAATCTTTAAGTTCTGGATTAGTATTGTCCTGTATTCAGCATCACTAAAGTACAAGCTTCTACGACTTCAATCCCATTGGCTCTAGCTTTGTCAGCTAGCTCTGCATTTTCTGCACCTGGATTGAAAATAATACGCTTCGGCTTGGTCTTCAAGATATAATCATAGTATTGAGGCTGATTTTGCGGACCTACATATAAGGTCATCGTATCTATGTCAGTATGAATGTCCTCTGCAGGTTCGATCTCTACGCCAGCAACTTTCCCAGTTTTACGTCCAACATTCACGATTGGATGTCCTTTTCTAGCCAATTTATTGGCAACCAAATACGAATATCTTGCCGGGTTGGTACTCGCACCTAAAATCAAGGTCTTTTTCATATATTGTTGTTAGGTTTTCTTAATTTACTAATTCTCCACTTGAGTTATATGCATTTTGTCTCAAAATAGGCATTTCTAAGATTTTATACAAATCATCGAGGTGATTCAAACTGCCATTTGCCATATTTGTTAACAAAACAATGGTCACATCGTTTTTCAGGTCGCGCACATAAAGGCTCTTGAAGCCATGCCACCAACCCGTATGATAGACGATAGGATTTTCGGGCGGACTAAAGGTACGCCAACCGTAACCATAACTGAATAGGCTGCGTTTTGCATCGCTTCTAGGCAAATACATCGAATCAAGAGTGGTCTTGTTCACCAAACGGCCTTCATTGATTGCCCTGTCCAATAGGTACATATCCTGGACGGTACTGTAAATACCCTTGTCACCGACCGGACCATCTAAATAATTTCGCACTACCGAACGACGCCATACCTTATCATGTCCCATTACATTGGAAGGAGTTTTCTCGTACACGGCAGTAGAATATACCGCTGTATGCTTCATCCCTGCAGGATCGAAGATATTTTCCTTCATATAAACTGCAAAGTCTTTCCCCGTTACTTTTTCAATAATCGATGCAAGGACCATGAAGTTTGAGTTATTGTAATGGAACCTGCCATCTGGTGCTCCGTAGCGGTTAGGGTGTTTTTCGATCAATAAGCTCATAGCATCCTGATTGGACATCGGTTTCTTGCGGTCTGGCCATGCTTCCTCCGAAAAGTAAACATAGTTTGGCAATCCCGAACGATGAGATAGCAGTTGGGCAATGGTAATCCCAGGATATGGGAAGTCAGGATAGAAATCGTTGACGGTATTTTCCATCTTCAGCTTTCCTTCCTGCACCAGCTTCATCACGCCTAATGCCGTGATAGGCTTGGACGCAGAAGCCAGCTCGAACTGCGAATTGATGTTCAGGCTATCTTTCAAAAGGTAATCTGCCCAACCAAAGGAATTCTGGTAAAGAATCTTTCCTTTTTTGGCTACCAATACATTCCCGTTAAATGCGGATTTCTTGTGTAGGTTTTGCATGAAAGCATCAATCTGCTTATCTGCTTTTGTGGAATCATAAATCAGTGCTACACTATCTTTTTTGGCCTGATCTATTTTTATCTCTTTTTGTTTTGCTTCTGGCGAAGAACAGGAGAACATCGCAAATGTCCCCAACCCCAATACGAATAATAAATTTTTTATTGACACGCTCCTAATCTGATTCTTTTAATGCTTATAATCTCTAATGATTATCAAGACAAATTACTATATATTGTGACAATTTACAATAAAAATTAGCTTTCTTTTGATAAAACTATAGTTACATTAAAGTATTGCCCCATTATCGATATTAATTCCTGATAATTAGTAAACGGTTCAATTTTTCACTTATTGCAATTCGGCAAAAAATAAGGAAAGACATTTTAGGAGTTATGTTCTTTATGATGGAGGGCAGTATAAACACAAAAGCCAGCAAGATCTGCTGGCTTTTGTGTTTTTATGGATGCTTCGATTACGCTAATAAACGGATCGGAGCTTCGATAAGTCCTTTTAGAGTTTGAAGGAATTGAGCACCGGTAGCACCATCGACTACGCGGTGGTCACAACCTAATGTCAACTTCATGATGTTTCCAGGGACAACAGCTCCGTTTTTCACAACCGGAACCTGTTGGATAGCACCTACCGAAAGGATAGCGCCATCAGGTGAGTTGATGATCGATGTGAATTCATCGATACCAAACATACCTAAGTTAGAAACAGTGAAAGTTGATCCTTCCCAATCTGAAGGCTGTAGTTTTTTAGCTTTTGCTTTTTGTGCAAAGTCTTTCACTTCAGCAGAGATATGGGATAGTGATTTACCGTCAGCAAAACGAACCACTGGAACCAATAGACCATCTTCAACAGCCATGGCTACACCAATGTTTGTATGCTCGTTGTAACGGATCTTATCACCTAACCAAGATGAGTTCACGTTAGGGTGTTGTTTCAAGGCAACGGCTACCGCTTTTAC contains:
- the rplV gene encoding 50S ribosomal protein L22 — protein: MEATKKLKKSVLIKQRKEQAKAQVGGASTAKLLNCPTSPRKMRLVVDLIRGQKVENALYILKHSGKEASIRVEKLLLSAIKNWEAHNEGSSVEDGGLFVKEVSVGGGRQLKRLRPAPQGRGYRIRKRSNHVTLVVDSINNVNN
- the rpsS gene encoding 30S ribosomal protein S19, encoding MARSIKKGPYIDHNLERKVLSMNETNKKSVIKTWSRRSMISPDFVGHTFAVHNGNKFIPVYVTENMVGHKLGEFAPTRTFRGHAEKKK
- the rplB gene encoding 50S ribosomal protein L2, with translation MAVKRFKPVTPGTRFRVGADYSDVTTNVPEKSLVVSIKKSGGRNNSGKMTMRYIGGGHKKSYRLIDFKRDKKDIPAKVATIEYDPNRTARIALLHYADGEKRYIIAPAGLTVGQTVIAGESVAPEVGNTMPLANIPLGSIIHNIELNPGQGGSIARSAGTYAQLSARDGKYAIIKLPSGETRMILLTCVATIGSVSNAEKANQVLGKAGRKRWLGRRPRVRGVAMNPVDHPMGGGEGRSSGGHPRSRTGVLAKGYKTRYKKKTSNRYIIERRKK
- the rplW gene encoding 50S ribosomal protein L23, giving the protein MEIIKKPILTEKASLLTEKLNRYAFKVDHRANKIQIKAAVEQMFGVTVLAVNTAVVAGKAKSRYTKAGFVSGRSPKYKKAIITVKDGETIDFYSTL
- the rplD gene encoding 50S ribosomal protein L4, with the translated sequence MEVKVLNLSGKETGAKVQLPESVFGVKPSDHAIYLDVKQYLANQRQGTHKSKQRNEIAGSTRKLHKQKGTGGARAGSIKSPLFNGGGRVFGPQPRDYSFKLNKKLKQLARKSALSYKAQENNVVVLDEVNFDSIKTKNYVALVNALNLADEKTLLVLPAYNNNVYLSSRNLKKAKVIVASDLNTYDVLNATKLLLTADSVKTLEEAFAK
- the rplC gene encoding 50S ribosomal protein L3; translation: MSGIIGKKVGMTSLFNAEGKNIPCTVIEAGPCVVTQIRTEEKDGYSAVQLGFDEAKEKNTTAPLKGHFAKAGVSPKRKLVEFKTFTDEKQLGDIVDVTLFEEGEYVDVVGTSKGKGFQGVMKRHGFGGVGGATHGQHNRLRAPGSLGASSWPSRVFKGMRMAGRTGGERVKVQNLQILKVYAEQNLIVVSGSVPGAKGSYVIVDK
- a CDS encoding glycoside hydrolase family 88 protein, with amino-acid sequence MKGLFSTLAVCLISLQVSVGQEHDLKLSSKFIDDQLKASAEQYQNLVSVVPEHKFPKTFEAGKQEFSNSGWWCSGFYPGTLLYLGEATSDPKLKQAGLDKLKDLEKEQFNKGTHDLGFMLFCSFGNALRLTGDSSKYQPILKNGAESLSSRFNPTTKTIRSWDHNVWKFPVIIDNMMNLEFLMQMAKTTGNKKYSDIAITHANTTIKNHFRKDNSSYHVIDYDPQTGSVLAKQTAQGAADESAWARGQAWGLYGYTMMYRETKDKAYLDQAKKIADYILKSPNLPEDLVPYWDFDKDKIPADNKTYSRRSLRDASAAAITASALIELSQYTKGKESTTYLRKAEGMLKSLSSSAYFAKKGTNGGYLLEHSVGALPLDSEVDVPLTYADYYYVEALVRYQRLLDGGPAIKI
- a CDS encoding CoA-binding protein, which codes for MKKTLILGASTNPARYSYLVANKLARKGHPIVNVGRKTGKVAGVEIEPAEDIHTDIDTMTLYVGPQNQPQYYDYILKTKPKRIIFNPGAENAELADKARANGIEVVEACTLVMLNTGQY
- a CDS encoding serine hydrolase, giving the protein MSIKNLLFVLGLGTFAMFSCSSPEAKQKEIKIDQAKKDSVALIYDSTKADKQIDAFMQNLHKKSAFNGNVLVAKKGKILYQNSFGWADYLLKDSLNINSQFELASASKPITALGVMKLVQEGKLKMENTVNDFYPDFPYPGITIAQLLSHRSGLPNYVYFSEEAWPDRKKPMSNQDAMSLLIEKHPNRYGAPDGRFHYNNSNFMVLASIIEKVTGKDFAVYMKENIFDPAGMKHTAVYSTAVYEKTPSNVMGHDKVWRRSVVRNYLDGPVGDKGIYSTVQDMYLLDRAINEGRLVNKTTLDSMYLPRSDAKRSLFSYGYGWRTFSPPENPIVYHTGWWHGFKSLYVRDLKNDVTIVLLTNMANGSLNHLDDLYKILEMPILRQNAYNSSGELVN